The proteins below come from a single Podarcis muralis chromosome 8, rPodMur119.hap1.1, whole genome shotgun sequence genomic window:
- the OTULINL gene encoding inactive ubiquitin thioesterase OTULINL codes for MLQAVKGQFALTMTLLATALWCCRQLYTYIAHLLKWWSRYLQRKFTNNQGVSAEADLLGYCAKEWKEETERAKHMRKAYEELFWRHHVKYVRQVRGDNYCVLRAVLFQIFSQGIPLPSWTKATDVLKLPEKLLYSQGCNWIQQYSFGSEQYTGSNTLGKLRRCIETLRSQWMEVSSIKDPYERGNLCNALFADKSLEHKLYEAIKFIMLYQVIEAYECLNNKQECLPSFFNQLFVRDTSLDPLSYMMNHLNAIGERRGLDQVELFLLGYSLEVKITVYRLCKFNSDVSQESYTDVYQRDWPEVFLLTEDDHHYHIPIIRM; via the exons ATGTTGCAAGCTGTAAAGGGACAGTTTGCATTAACCATGACTCTTCTTGCCACTGCTCTGTGGTGTTGCAGGCAACTCTATACATATATTGCTCATTTGCTAAAATG gtggagcAGATACCTGCAGAGAAAATTCACAA ATAACCAAGGTGTTTCGGCTGAAGCTGATTTGCTTGGCTACTGTGCAAAagaatggaaagaagaaacagaGCGGGCCAAACACATGAGAAAG gCTTATGAAGAGTTGTTTTGGAGACACCATGTGAAATATGTACGGCAGGTCAGGGGAGATAACTACTGTGTGCTGAGAGCTGTGTTGTTCCAGATTTTCAGCCAAGGTATTCCTCTTCCATCGTGGACAAAGGCAACAGATGTCCTAAAG CTCCCAGAGAAACTTCTTTATTCGCAAGGCTGCAACTGGATCCAGCAATATAGTTTTGGATCAGAACAGTACACGGGCTCCAATACATTGGGAAAATTGCGTAGATGTATTGAAACGTTGAGAAGTCAG TGGATGGAAGTCAGTAGTATTAAAGACCCATATGAAAGAGGGAACTTGTGCAACGCCCTTTTTGCTGACAAAAGTTTGGAGCACAAACTGTACGAGGCCATAAAATTCATCATGCTCTACCAAGTAATAGAAGCCTACGAATGCTTGAACAACAAGCAAGAGTGCCTCCCGAGTTTTTTTAACCAGCTTTTTGTACGCGATACCTCCTTGGACCCTTTGAGCTACATGATGAATCATCTGAACGCCATAGGGGAGAGAAGAGGCCTCGATCAG GTTGAACTGTTTCTCCTTGGATATTCTCTTGAAGTCAAGATAACCGTTTACAGGTTGTGCAAGTTTAATTCAGACGTTTCCCAAGAAAGCTACACAGACGTGTATCAGAGGGACTGGCCAGAAGTCTTTCTTCTGACTGAAGATGACCATCACTATCACATCCCTATTATCAGGATGTAA